A window of Phragmites australis chromosome 2, lpPhrAust1.1, whole genome shotgun sequence genomic DNA:
CATTTGGAAAGCACTAAGGAATTAATAAGTAATTTGCTAGCAATAGTACCTGATAGCTTCTCCTGTATAATGATACAGCTGAGCTATGAGCCAACAAACAATGATGAGCTACAATGTATGGCTCAGCTGCAGAATTTCCATTGGAACAATTGCCAAACGGTTTAGAACACCTCCCTGGCGGCCCAAGTCCAGTATCATAACCAAGCAAAGCAAAAGCATTAGGTTCGTTTAGAGTAGTCCAATAGGTAACCCTGTCCCCAAATTCTCTAAAGCAAACATCTGCATATGCTGTGAAATCACCACTgagacagaaaaaaaaagttaaaaagtgTGGTTATATGCATTTTCATGTGATAAAAATATGGACATGACAATAAAACAATCAATTTTCTTAGAAGATAGACCTAATATATGTTTTTACAACCAGCATATTTTTCAATGTTTCACTACTTTGCATAACTATGCATAACATAGATACTTCATAATGATTAATAACTATTAAGTTTGTTTAGATTGACAAATGATAGATGATTACATTGAGGCCCAATGGGCACCGTATACAAAGGTGGATGCAGGATACTCTAGACTAGAGATGACTCTTATACCCTtaacatccccccccccccggtcaaATGAAACATGAATGCAATGATGTTGCATTTGAAGAGTTGACACTAAACACTAGACTTTAAAAAATTGATACATTAAAGTCCGATATCGAAGATGTCGTCGATACGTGCAACTCTTGAACAATGTCAATGTGAAAACAAACTCCTCCACAATGGGAAACCTGGCGACTGCAGATCCAATCTGTGCGCGATGAGGACGGTGAGGCATGCCGACTGGCACACGATGACAACTCCCTATAGCAGCAACACCACCAACAGCAATACTGCAAAACACCACCATCAGCAAATCGATCTGTGGCAATGGCGCAATGACGAGGTGACCTGAAGATGAGGGTGCAGGAGGATGCCCCGGATGCCTCGTCGAGCTTCTTGCCGATGAAGGTGGACTCAATCTTGTCGATTCAGTCAAGGTCGAAGGTGAGACACTGGAAGGCGATAGATAGCGGGTAGGGGCATACCTCAGAGAGCGACATAGGCGGCATGATGACTCCGTCGGGAGAGCGACGTGTCTGCGGCATCGCAGAAGTGGCCCACGGGCTGTGTCTCCCAGAACTTGTGGTGACTGGCGGGCGGCCTCCAAGACAAAGACGACGTCGGCGACGGCGTCGGGCGGGCGGCACCACGCAGATCCAGTCCGCCTCCACGCAAATCCGGCACGCGGACAACGACGGGTGGGCACACAATGGAAGTGAGAGGATCCTGGTGGCGGACGTATGGGCGGGCGGCTGCGGACGACGCGACGGCCGGGCGAATGTGTGAAGGACGGCACAGTTAGCTGCAAATCCACCGATGAGGACGACTGACGAGGATGGCGGCTCCGTGCACGAGCAGATCCGCGATAAATGGGGACAACGACGAGCGGATCCCTAAGTAATCAATGACATAGACCATGCAGGTGCAACAGTGACAACCGAGCAGGCCTCCGTGACACAATGGCGAACCGGGACAGGGCAGGACAACGACAGCACTAGAGGTGGCGCGACGACGATGGACAATGGCAAGAGAATCGCGGCATGGGCGACCACGACGGGGTCAGTGAtggatggccaaatgggccactcTGGCCAGCCCAGCATGGACCAGGCTCGGCACAGTACGGATACGGCATAGCCTAGCTACTGTAACGGGCCGTGACGTGTCGGCCTGTGTGCCTTCCctcggcccacagcacggcccgTCGGTCACCGTGCTGTGCTGGGCCAGTCCAGACACGATTGCGGCCCGGCGGCACAACCGGACCGGTGGGCACGACAGGCACAGGTGGCCCAACAGCACACGGGCGGCCTGTCGACATAGCCGGctcgataaaataaaaaatagctataaaattaaaaaatatatagaaaatagataaaaaaattatgataaaaaatataaaaatagctacaaaattaaaaatatagaaaataaaaaatagtcagGCCCATGCGTGCCGGACCGGATCATGCCTAACTGGGTCGTGCCCGTGCCAGCCCGACTCAGGCGGGCCGTTCCGTGGCAGCACGCCGTGctgcgcgctcggcccaggcacggcccgtgacCTCGTGTCGTGCCagcccatctcggctcgggccatgccgtgcctacagtgtctTGTCTCGgaccggcccagtaggcacggcccatttcgACAAAACAGGCACAACGAAGAGTGGAGACAGCAATGGCTTAGATGGATTTGGGATCGTGGGTGGGTGGATTAAGTTGAGATCTAACTCTAACCCTAACCAAACTTTAATATCATGTTAAGTTTGTATAGATTGATAAATAATAGATGATTATATTGAGGTTTAATAGGCACTGTATGGATAGAAAAAATTCTAGACTAGAAGATAACTCTTATACTCTTTACTATTATACCTTAACAGTAACTTTCATACGAACCTAGTTTTCATTAATAAAGACAAAATTTGTAAAGGGTGAAATAAAATGCATACATGATTTGAGGGCTCAGCCATCCATTGTATTCATCTTCTAGAACTTGAGGAAGATCATAATGAAAAATGGTAGCGTGTGGTTGAATTCCTACAAGATCATTGGAAAATTATTCAATAGTTATAAACTATGCACCCACACAAGTTCTTCGCTATGCTTCATCAATACTAACTATCCATCTCACCCTGTGGGttcaaaaaaagtaaaaataaccCCTCGTTATTTTTGCACATCTACTTGTACCATTAAAAGTGAAAATGAACATACAGTAAAATAGGATGCTACTACACTAGAACTGCCCCTGGGCAGTCCAGACTTGTCCAGCTTAATCTTTTGGGCGTGCACCCTGGGCTGGGCTAGTTCCTAGCGCTTTCAACCAGCCAAAAGCTTCGGCTGATCAAGGGATCAGGGGGTAGGGCTCTGACAGAAACATACTGGTATGATCTCAGAGTAACCAAGATACCTTTACATATACCAGTGGCTGAagtttatatattttgaatGCATATGTACCAAAATAGCATCCGCTTGTAAACAAAAGGAGCACTATGCATAGTCTCCATGATGCTTAGAAAACTACAGATAGTAGGTAAGAAACAACAGGTGTACAAGATTGCCATGATCCAGAAGTTCATTGATAAGATTATTATAGTACTCCAACCCTTTTGGGTTGACTTCCCCTCTGCCATCTACAGACATGCGAAAGATAATCAGGAATCAAGGTTACATCTTTTAAGAAAGTCCATCCGAACAATGAAAAATTGGTACAAGTCCAACAAAATCATACTAGGGATTAGCCTTGACCAAGAGATAGAGAACCTATAAGCATCCAAACCAGTCTCCTTCATAAGTTTGACATCCTCCTTCAATAAACACGAGAAATGATAAAACAATTAACATTTTACCAGGATCTAGAACCTTTTTCTCCTGCCTGACAGAACTAGTTGTTACAAATTGGCAAATTGGGTTGAAATATACAATTCCTTATGATAAAATTTAGATGCTCAACTAGCATTCGTCGAAGTTATGACCTACAAAGCATCCTTCCACCTTAACCCCACTCCACAAATGACCCATCCCATCTAAAAAGGACCGTGCAAAGGCTACTTCCCTGTGCTATATATGTATAGCTTAGTGAGGCAGAGTTTTCTTATTTATCACAACTGTGGGTTAcaagttgcaacatatttacagaATAGAAGCCAACTAAAGATGGCAGAACCCATGCATAAGAACCCCCATACCTTGTACTTGTGGTAGCCATCGGCTGCTACATCACCATCTCCAGAGTAATGACCTGCATTGCTTACAGCATTAATGAATGAGCTGTCCAAAGTTGGagcaataaaataatatatctaACTTTCACAGCGCGTGACACAGATTATTTCATCCCTGATTGCCTAATTTCTAACTTTCACAGCTCGTGTTTAAGAGAATACACACATTATTTCATTCCTGATTGCCTTACTTTTGTGTATGCTTATGTATGATCCATACATTCTTACTGTAAGACGGTAAGAGGAAACACACCGTTTGCAACAAGTAGGCAAGCGGCAATAGTTGGGCACACTTGTAAATTAGCACTGCATTGGGTATAAATAAAAGTGGGGGCAGGAATTGCCATTTCCCGGAGGAATTCGCAAAAAATTGGTAGTTTGGCTGTGCTGGCAAGTTCCAATTCTCGGCATGATTTCATCAGTTCATGCGCTGAGCCGTTGTTCACATATCGTGTCCAGAGAAGCTACAGGTAGGCACGCTCACCAATTGACAGCCCACTCGTctggcggcagcagcagcagcaggcggcggcggcggcggtaggTCAGGACATCGGCGCTCTGTGTCAACTGCCGAGGCAGGACAAAGACGGTGCACGGGAGCTTGCACGGCGCCTGGGCGAGGCAACGGTTCGGGCAGTGGGCCCACGGCGGAGGCGGCGTCTAAGGCTCATGCGGCTGTCTGACCGCAGCTGCGGATGGAGGCTAGGGGAGCGCGACGGAGAAAGGGGTCGGGGGAGGTGGCACCGCGGCGtgatcggcggcggcggcgcccgcggCAGCATGGAGTGGGGAGGCACATGGAAGCCGCGAGCCGATCCGACGCTCCGCGCTTATCGGGTTTCGATGATCAACGGCGGTTATGGTTTGTTACTTTTCACAATCCTACATCGTGCATTGTGATTGTGATACGTTACCGGCGTGAGCGAAGGTGTCCCAGATGCTGGGCGTCCTGccgtcctccgccgccgcgccttCCCACTTAAGTGCCAACGatgggaaaaagaagaagcatcAGGATCATACCAGAAATGCAGAGCTTGAGCATCAGCTTCGCATGATCCTGAACTAGTAATACTCCACTGAATTATCCTAACAAGTACTCCTGGTAGTAGTGACATTTCTAAAGGTGCCAACCTCGCATGTATACTTGTCAGTAATTTGAAGAAGAAATAACaacaaaaacaagaaagaactGAGTTTGTTTCCTTGATAAATTTTCATGGATGATGCTGGCAGATCAAATCGAACGGCATAAGACATCAGCTAGCAAAGGGAACGGAAACAGCAAATAGACGGCGCGCTCTGTTAGCTGCGCATGCCACACTCACTTGATAAGCCGACGTGCGGGCGCCGAACACGAATCCCCCGGGGAAGTCGTCCCTGCTCAAGCCCCCGCCCGGCTCACCGCCACCGTCGCCGCTCCGCGCCGGCGCTGACGGTCCCACGGCATCGACCCCCGCCGCGACGAGGAGCAAAGCAaggcgcagcagcagcagcctcgtCATCTCCTCCTCCCGGGCTGTGCTAAGCTCACCGTGTGTACTGCTACCCTGGGGTGTCGGTGTCGTGAAAGCTCGCGCGCGCGCTCCAGAAAGGCTCAGGGCATCCACTGTTGCCAACAGACAGTGAAAAGGATATCCATAATTTGTAGTCTAGCAGCTGGTGTGCCATCTTTGTCGTACTGTTAAAGTAACAGTGTAAGGCCCTTTGGAAGAAATGAAAAATAGAGGGATTTTAAAGATTCGAATTTTATACGAAAAAATCATGTGGAGCACTTAAGAACAAATGATTGGATctctaaaattcatatacaataGCTTGTTCTATAGAAATTTTGAAGGATTTCTAACATGAGGTCCAACCTTATGAAAAAATCTCTTTGATTCTATCTCTATTATCTCATttctatgttttttcttttgttgcatccaaaCAGTTAACTAGAAGTTTTTATGAATTCTAGATTCCTGTAGATTGCATGTGCCAAGCAACTTCaatcctatattttttctattcttacATTTTCATAATCCTACCTTACAAAGAGACTAATGTCTTGTTTATTTGTTACTTCTGCTTCTGGCTTCCCAGTGCCAAAAGTCAAAAATCAAAAACCTAAACAAATAAGATTGCTGAAAAGTGGTTTATGGAGAAGCTGAAATCTACttctaagaaaaataaactagaagttaAGAAGCTAACTGAGAGtagtttttctaaaaagttgtgtgctaaaaagttaaaaatttattgtaaaaacaaACAACTAAAATCTAAAAGCACAACTTTTTAGAAAAAGtaaaaaacaaaagcaacaaacaaaccGGCCCTAAGGGCATATTCGGTTTGCTCCTAAGTTTGTCACGTCTAAAATTAATCAAGTGTGGCTTATCACAAAAATTGCGGTAAGCAATTCTTAGGCACAAGTGCGACAAAGTTAGGAAATTGAGTGCATGACACGTGAGCAAGGGAGCTAACAAAATATAGTTTATCACAGTTGTAACAGTTAActaaatagctaaaaaaaatatgacgTGACTAAACTTAAACTTAACAAACTTAGGCATTGTTAACctcacaataaaaaatatttgtctcCTTAGTAAGTGGCTTTTCAAATTACTATACGAGGATGAGATATAGCAACAACTACTAAAGAATAAATACTTTGGTTCCAACGCTCTCACCCAAGTTGAAGGACAACCACGAGATTCGTATTTCTGGTCTAAGTTGATGAAAGTTAAGAGAAAACTTTAGACACATGATTGGAACAAAGCCACTTAGTGATCAATTCCCTCTCCATATAATATAATAAGGAGAAAGCAAGACACGATAGCGGTGGTAATGAGATCAAtaccttcaatttttttttccatagaTCTATTGTTGACGAATGATTAAGCGCATGGCGGAGATTAGTGTCTAAATTAATACATGTTGACATAACAGATGAAGCAGATATATTTCAATGGGGCTTGCATGTCAATGATCAATTCTCAGTACAGTTCATGTATTGTAGGATGATTCATAGACCTTGTGCCTCTCTATCATGTCATATTTGGTTCCActcaaaataaatatatttttgtggTATTTACCAAGAGAAGTAATTTTGATTAAAGATAACATGATCAAAAGAAACTAGAATGGGAATCCCAAATGTATCTTTTGCAATCACAATAAAAACATATATCATTTATATTCTTTAAGTGTCACTTGGCTAAGTCAATTTAGCAAATTATACAGATTGTCTTAGGGATTTTCATACCTATTATGGGTGATTGGATGAGTGACATGGGAGctaataaaaagaatatgattCTGGTCGGGTAGCCAGTTAATTTTGCACGATTTGATTATACCGTTATGATCTTTAATAAAAAAGtaacaacattttttttagcTCTCTTTAGTGATACCTATTAGTTTAAATTTTGAAGATTGCTACAAAACGAGAATACAAGTCAAGATATCAGACTGACTTGCTAGACATTAAAGGTGGTGGctatggagtttttttttaatgactGGCGGTTTGGTTATAAGCTATATGGTTGATATGATCATATAatcttttagaatttttatcttcttttaCTTTCCTGCCTCCTATATGTTCGGATAATGTAATAATGTTATAAAAACTATATGCATCCTTGATGCAAAAGACTAAACGCTAAGTGTTTGCATGTTTACTCCTCCCCGTGGTAGAGAAAACAGTGTTTGCCTGTTTGGTGAGCTGTCCCTGGGTACACGAGGTTTCATGGCATACATGCGCCGAGGCCCCTAGGCTGAGATCTTTTGTGGCTCCCAAGGACAAGAAGACCACCGTAGTGTTCTCTTATCGCATGTTGGAGCCACAAAATGGGAGGTCGACGAGTCAGGACATTCACTTCGCCGTGGTTCCTTCCATGCGTGACAACACATGATTTTCCCTCAAGGAAAGAAAATACTAGTAAACGTGTACCACTGACATCCTAGTGCCCAAAAGTGAGTGAACATACGGGTAGTCATCACTGATTAAATCTGAAGAGAGGCCAACTGAACGGAATGTAACAGTACGGGGCAGTAGTGTAGTTGGAACTGCCGAGGCTCGGGTGGAGCCCCTGCAGTCCTACGATGCAACATCTCACCCGTCTGATAACCTCCACTAATGCTCAGTTCATGCGCAAGGGAAATCTGGGGCCTTTGATTGATGTGGAAAGAGGATATAGATCTTTTGTTGCTTCACTATAGTCAAAACTTCATCTTTGCCTCATGTACTTATAGCCTTATAGGCCTAATGCTCAGCACTTCAATCTTATGTGTTTATGGTGACCCTCACCACAAGGATAATGTAAATATCTAGCAGCAGGTGTCTCTTTTTGTGTTAGTTTCTCCAAATACCCCGGTCTTTTGTATGGACGACTTTAATAATATCATGCATACTAATGAAAAATGTGGTCTAGAAAAACTAATATGCCTAGAATGAATGAATTCTATTCTTTCATCAAGCAATATGGTTTCATTGACATGGATTATAATAATCCTTCGTATACTTGGTGAAATAAAAGGTACAATACCGTCCCTACTTTTGAATGCTTAGACCATTGTCTTAAATGCTGAATGGTGTATTATTTTCCTCTCTACTGTTGTCTATCACTTACCCATGCTTTAGactatctccaaccatatttccATCATTTCATTCCCTTCCCAATTCATTTtctcgttctcattccctttattttctctcatctccaaaaACTTTACTTCGGAGGGATTCGTGAAAGGAAAGGAGATAATCCCGTTCTGAATGAAATGACCTTGAGAATCCTTTTACGACGAGAACTATAAAGAAAAACCGTTGGATCGTTAAAGGGAACaaaaaatcccttcgtgaagaGATTCTGGACACTGATGGAAATcgattggagatggtcttacagTGATCATTGTCCTATTCTTGCTATTTTACAATCTAATGCTCTAAAACCTAATAAAAGATTCAGATTTGAGAATTAGTGGCTTATGGACAAGGATTTTTAGAATATTGCCACTACAAGTTGTCAACAGTCATCCACAAAAAATTTTCACAATAGGACAAGAAAGCTCGCAACTGATATTAAAATCTGTACAAAGAAAACGAAACATCTAAATCACCAGCTAGACAATATTGAGAACAAGCTTCTTGAGTTTCAGAGCAAGCATCCTGCTGAACAAGATCAGAGGCTTCAGGCTGATATGataaaataacatcatgatattcTTGATAAGCAAGCTGAATACCACAGACAGAGAGTTAAAAAATTGTGTGCTTATGAGGGGATAGGAATACTCAATTTTTTCAGCAATCAAGCCTTAAGAGATGTGGATAACCgtttaaataatattctaattaattatcatgagaatcattattcataatcacaatcttaatgattaatcagaataccatctcGGTAGTTCCATTTCTGTTTTATAcctaagatcgaaacacatgtctttccaacatatacatcacaacatagcttaagaaagaacgagtaattaaagttatactataagttcttaagcatgcaaacATTTgtaacagtttacacaaagagaaactacgcagcggaagattaacACCTTAACAGCAATAAAATGAGAgtgaagtcatatgcccttaggctccaccctaaaagctacgtctcaccagagtaggatgcactactcttacccaccacctgcatcgacgagcacgaagtagccaaacaccgcatcaccctcaGAACCTAAAaatgcaggcatgagtacgaagatactcgcaagacttaaaccatatagagcacatatacataactcgactctaagaattatgcattgagctgttaacAAGAgtaggccataaggttaagtaaaatatatgcggtacgcaacctagacacatatgtgtgagcatctatacttaactaaaAAAATCCCTTTGTACTTTGCAatccacaacttgaacatgtatgtataggaaccatagtatctcatcacaACATCCACCAaccatttccatcataccataaccttatcccacattcgtaaactctaggACCGATGTAGGTGAacagaagcatactcatgaccgagagcgcgatatttcaaaatatttttacaccctacaaggggtataactttacccacacgactcgaggaccattcggcttgtgctactcatgaaaatacacacaaggggtactcgtatCAACCTtcctcatacccggaaccaccgACTTGCAATGCtcctatggcaccagggttaccgcgaGTGTGTCCCaaacacctccggctccccgccacctttcttctccttttctttttctcttacgcgtcatagagccgtAAGGCAAATGTCGGCAtagcatatgataatcggcttaccttaccattagatccgcatgtggtgagtacggaaaaTGCTAGAGCTAACTGCGCCAACGGATattcttaaacgatgcaaacgatctatggcatccgggttcctctcccgaactacctagaggactcctcctgagcaaaagatacccctaacaccgtccacatctcgcctcaatctcacatctcaaccatccatttcaacctcatctttatatctgtgaacagtgattaacccctaggctcgcgaacaacggtaaCACTGtcactcgacttctatcgaggacctaagcattgctaagcatttcgaataatcctTAAAACTAGACagcaactatatcatcaaggccaCAAgaataaggattcatcaataagtcaaggtagagacaatgcatcaacataggttctacatatatcagcccgacactggactcaacacatgcaaacatacataaagcatgatttatcaatttagactccatttaatttgaacaaatggtgcagtatgcttagatacttgccttgctgctccgggGTTTGCCCAATACTTTCCGCACAGAACTCACAGAAATGCGGAAGGTTGACGTTGTCCTCGATCGCGCTCGCGTCATGCTCCGGATCTTTGCTCACTACTGAAGAACGTATGCAATGATGAACATGACTGACGTGCAATGACGGATGATCCACAGTGTATTaacgtgcaatgatgagcatcaATTTTGTGAGATGCTTAACAATGgaccaattaacattgatttaAACAATTTAGGTTAaattgaaattgcatgttaataattgctcaaaataattaaacatgatgctaatgattcTTATGatacttaatgacatgcttaagatATTTGGGCTGTCACAAAACTCCCACCCccctaaaagaatctcgtcccgagattcgggtgAAGTGCGGGGAAGAGAACGAGGAAAAGGAGTTTTCAGGACTGGAACGATAATGGCATCACTAGGTGATATGGTAGTGCCGCATGGCATATTTCTCAGACCTCGAAAAAAGTCCCAGGTTTCTGagtgccatattcacctagacaagttaATCTTATAACAAGGATATTACAAGATAACAAAGCGGGTGCCAGGTGAGTGACGGTGGTGTCATCATCCTTTCTCATCTCAGCTCactgacatgacaaagttacaacttctatttatattcatgagagaacaaAGGTGAGGGTGGTctccttggtgacttgatggtgattgtgtacatacataagaaaaataggaATACAAGATTCCTACTAACCCACGAGTGGTGTGGACGGAACGATGGAACTTTCATCTACTCAAAAGTGAATGCATCTCAACATCATGCAGGGTGTTTCATGACGTCTACATTACTATATCACCATTTACACGCCGTGAGGGATAGAAACTAATGCAACACTCGCAATTTTGAGAAAAGCTCGGGATAATCGGCGTGAAGCCGATCCTCATGTTCCCATGTCGCTTCACCTTCGAAGTGATTACTCCACTGAAACTTGAGAAACTTAATTGACTTGCGCCGCGTCTTTTGTTCGGCTTCCTCAAGAATACAAATCGGATGTTTGCAATAGGAGAGATCCGACTGCAATTCTTagtttgcaacttcaatgacttcggttgagactcgaaggcatttcttcaattgagagacatggaagacgttgtgcacAACGGAGAGGGACGTAGGCAAGTCtaactgataggccacctcgcCACACCGAGCAACGATTTGAAATGGACCAACATAGCGAGGTGCTAGATTCCCTCCGACTCGAAAGCgtcgaacccctttgagaggcgaTACCTTAAGATAGATGAAACTCCCAATCTTAAACACAAGATTTCGTCTGCGGtgatccgcataactcttttgtcgggatTGAGCCGTGAGGAGACACTTGCGAATCAttagaacatgctcttctgcctccttgatcAAATCTGGGCCGAGAAAAGCCCTttcgccggattcggaccaattcaacggtgtTCGGCATCgtcgaccatacaaagcttcaaatggtgacatctcaatgctcgcttggtaactgttgttgtaggagaactccgcAAATGGCAAGCAGATTTCCCACTTTTTCTCATATGTGAGGACACAAgccctcaacatatcttctaagatttgattcaccctctcggtttgaccgtCGGTCTAAGGATGATATACAATACTGTGGAAGAGCTCAGTTCCCATAGCTTTATGAAGTCCCTTCCAGAAATGGGAAGTGAATTGattgcctcgatcagaaatgatttTCTTCGGAATCCCATGAAGGTAAACAATCCGAGTAAGGTACAGCTCCGCGTACTGCTTGACTAAAAAGGTGGTTttgacgggcaagaaatgagcgAACTTCATCaaccggtccacaatgacccaaattgagtcatacccaTGAGAGATCTTCGGCaatccggtaatgaaatccataccgatctccttCCACTTACAGGATGGAATGGGTAAGGACTGAAGCATACCGGTTGGCTtaagatgctcggccttcactcttcagCAGACTTCACACTCAACTACATATCGAGTGATCTCTCGTTTCATgcgggtccaccaaaatctgggtttgagatcctggtacatcttggtactccctgggtgaatggataACAAGGAATCATGAGCTTAATCTAGGATATTCTTTCTCAACTCCAGAACTTTAGGGACCACTAATCTCTTCTCAAACCACAAGACACAATCGTCGTCTAGGGTAAAGCACTTGGCTTGACCCTCCTTGATCTTATCACGAATCCTTTCCATGCCCTTGTCCTTCCTTAATTTGGTGGATGAGAACAGATTTCACCTCCAAGTTGGAAAGGTACCCTCTTAATCCATCTCAAGTCCAAGTCCTCAGAAATCACCACAAAGGGTGGAATCCTTGGGCGAGACcctaagacaatgacaatgagacTTTCAGCTC
This region includes:
- the LOC133893840 gene encoding beta-glucosidase 10-like isoform X1 encodes the protein MTRLLLLRLALLLVAAGVDAVGPSAPARSGDGGGEPGGGLSRDDFPGGFVFGARTSAYQWEGAAAEDGRTPSIWDTFAHAGHYSGDGDVAADGYHKYKEDVKLMKETGLDAYRFSISWSRLIPNGRGEVNPKGLEYYNNLINELLDHGIQPHATIFHYDLPQVLEDEYNGWLSPQIIGDFTAYADVCFREFGDRVTYWTTLNEPNAFALLGYDTGLGPPGRCSKPFGNCSNGNSAAEPYIVAHHCLLAHSSAVSLYRRSYQEKQQGFIGMDIFTSDFLPYTNSTEDIAAAKRTQTFFIGWFLDPLYYGDYPILMKKNVGSKLPKFSRDQSEQLMSSMDFLGVNYYTITHVKDDPQDAPNNRRDFMADASAKTNLNYSTTHVYIPSYGLQDVLEYLKQSYGNPPIYIHENGYPMSQDVVFDDEHRVKFLSEHLRSLLNSLRNGSNTKGYFVWSLMDLYELLGGFSTTYGLYYVDLTDKDLRRYPRRSAIWYADFLKGRRDAASVRSSDSSLSISSV